The DNA window CGCGGACCGACATAGACGTAGCCCGGCCGCGCCCGCAGGTAATGCCCGCCGACCCAGACATAAGCGCGCCCGTTCCAGCGCCAATGCCCCGGCGCCCAGGCGTAGCCGGAGCGCGGCCTGATCCGCTCGTAGCGCGGCGGCGGAGGCGCTACCCGCACCACGTCCACATCGATATACGTCCGCGCTTGCGCCGCTGGCGCGTGCACGCCCGCCATCGTCGCCACGCCGAGCACCGCCGCCGTCATCCACGCACGCATCGCCATCGTCGTTCTCCTCGTACCCGGCGGCCACCCGCCGGTCATCGGACACAACGCCGGCCGCGTGCGGTCTGTTGACCCGGTCTCGCGCGCCGTTCAGACCGCCGTCGGTTAACTGAAGCCACGCTGCACCCGCGAGGCCAGCAGAACAGGGGTAGGAGCGACGCGAGCCGCGACTGTGTCGCGATTGGCGTCGCCGCCCCTGCCATCGACGTTCGATCCATCCGGGGCTGCGCCGCCGCTCACGGTTTCGC is part of the Lysobacter firmicutimachus genome and encodes:
- a CDS encoding YXWGXW repeat-containing protein → MAMRAWMTAAVLGVATMAGVHAPAAQARTYIDVDVVRVAPPPPRYERIRPRSGYAWAPGHWRWNGRAYVWVGGHYLRARPGYVYVGPRWNHHGPGWRLRDGYWVRR